The Streptomyces sp. NBC_01255 genome window below encodes:
- a CDS encoding ThuA domain-containing protein — MHTQRRPRTRTPLAGRPLLGKPLALLTGGLLALTALTLGAPTGHAADTDTTTSASAAAAAAEDFQQVTLAKGAAEVGEPMSLAVLPDRSVLHTSRNGELRRTDAAGNTTVIGTVPVYSHDEEGLQGIGLDPDFARNHAIYLYYAPPLTTPAGDAPNDGTPAELAKFDGVNRLSRFTLKADLTLDNASEKKVIDIPATRGICCHVGGDIDFDAQGNLYLSTGDDSNPFASDGFTPIDERPGRNPAFDARRTSGNTNDLRGKILRIKVADDGTYTVPAGNLFAPGTDKTRPEIYAMGFRNPFRFSVDKATGILYVGDYGPDAGAADPARGPAGQVEFARVTKPANFGWPFCTGDNEPYVDYDFATGTSGATFDCGALKNDSPHNTGLVDLPPAEPAWIPYNGDSVPEFGTGSESPMGGPVYRYDPANTSPVKFPEAYDGDFFAGEFGRRWIKRVDQNTDGTVQSINPVPWTGTQIMDMAFGPDGALYVLDYGTAWFGGDDNSGLYRIENATGGRSPVAEATANKTSGTAPLKVAFSSAGTTDADGEPLTYTWDFGDGTTATTANPTHTYRTNGTYTATVTAHDPTGRTGSASAHIVVGNTAPKVDLQLPAEGALFAFGDEVPFKVTVTDPEDAATGPIDCAKIKVTYVLGHDSHGHPVTSANGCTGTIKTSADGGHDDDANIFAVFTAEYTDGGGGGQAALTGRDQAKLQPRHRQAEHFDSQDGIRTYDKTQANGGRTVGDINDGDWIAFTPYNLTGATELTARVSSGGTGGYLEVRTGSPTGPLLGSTTVPVTGSWETFQDVDVPLRAVPRKTTQLYLVFKGGTGALYDLDDFTISSTPADRTAKRVLVFSKTAGFRHDSIPTGITALKELGAAHGITVDATEEPRQFTTNNLARYDAVVFLSTTGDVLDTDQQTAFENYVSQGGGYLGVHAAADTEYDWSFYGGLVGAHFQSHPQIQPATVRVEDHTHPATAHLDGPWQRTDEWYNYRTNPRGQARILATLDETTYQGGTMKGDHPIAWCQSYGGGRSFYTGGGHTKESYAEPAFRQHLSGGLQYATGQVKADCRPQTGSRSLFNGATTEGWKQAGPGAFDVTDGELRTTGGMGLLWYQAKEFRSYSLTLDWKLTGDDNSGIFVGFPASDDPWSAVNNGYEIQIDATDTADRTTGAVYGFKSANLTARDRVLRPPGQWNTYEIRVQGERLQVILNGVKINDFTNTDPARSLTTGHIGIQNHGAADRAAFRNIQIRELSS; from the coding sequence GTGCACACACAACGACGGCCCCGCACCAGGACCCCGCTCGCCGGACGCCCCCTCTTGGGGAAGCCCCTCGCCCTGCTCACCGGCGGCCTGCTCGCCCTCACCGCCCTCACCCTCGGCGCCCCCACCGGCCACGCCGCCGACACGGACACCACCACTTCCGCCTCGGCTGCCGCTGCCGCTGCCGAGGACTTCCAGCAGGTCACCCTCGCCAAGGGCGCCGCAGAAGTCGGCGAACCCATGTCCCTCGCCGTACTCCCCGACCGCAGCGTCCTGCACACCTCCCGCAACGGCGAACTCCGCCGCACCGACGCCGCCGGCAACACCACCGTCATCGGCACCGTCCCCGTCTACTCCCACGACGAAGAGGGCCTCCAAGGCATCGGCCTCGACCCGGACTTCGCCCGCAACCACGCCATCTACCTCTACTACGCCCCACCCCTCACCACCCCCGCCGGCGACGCCCCCAACGACGGCACCCCCGCCGAGCTCGCGAAGTTCGACGGCGTCAACCGCCTCTCCCGCTTCACCCTGAAAGCCGACCTCACCCTCGACAACGCCAGCGAGAAGAAGGTCATCGACATCCCCGCCACCCGCGGCATCTGCTGCCACGTCGGCGGAGACATCGACTTCGACGCCCAGGGCAACCTCTACCTGTCGACCGGCGACGACTCCAACCCCTTCGCCTCCGACGGCTTCACCCCCATCGACGAACGCCCCGGCCGCAACCCCGCGTTCGACGCCCGCCGCACCTCCGGCAACACCAACGACCTCCGCGGCAAGATCCTCCGTATCAAGGTCGCCGACGACGGCACGTACACCGTCCCCGCCGGCAACCTCTTCGCCCCGGGCACCGACAAGACCAGGCCCGAGATCTACGCCATGGGCTTCCGCAACCCTTTCCGCTTCAGCGTCGACAAGGCCACCGGCATCCTCTACGTCGGCGACTACGGCCCCGACGCCGGCGCCGCCGACCCCGCCCGCGGCCCCGCCGGACAGGTCGAGTTCGCCCGTGTCACCAAGCCCGCAAACTTCGGCTGGCCCTTCTGCACCGGCGACAACGAGCCCTACGTCGACTACGACTTCGCCACCGGCACCTCCGGCGCCACCTTCGACTGCGGAGCCCTCAAGAACGACTCGCCGCACAACACCGGCCTCGTCGACCTGCCCCCCGCCGAACCCGCCTGGATCCCCTACAACGGCGACTCCGTACCCGAGTTCGGCACCGGCTCCGAATCACCCATGGGCGGCCCCGTCTACCGGTACGACCCCGCCAACACCTCCCCGGTGAAGTTCCCCGAGGCCTACGACGGCGACTTCTTCGCCGGCGAGTTCGGCCGCCGCTGGATCAAGCGCGTCGACCAGAACACCGACGGCACCGTCCAGTCCATCAACCCCGTGCCCTGGACCGGCACCCAGATCATGGACATGGCCTTCGGGCCCGACGGAGCCCTCTACGTCCTCGACTACGGAACCGCCTGGTTCGGCGGCGACGACAACTCCGGCCTCTACCGCATCGAAAACGCCACCGGAGGCCGCTCACCCGTCGCCGAAGCGACCGCGAACAAGACCTCCGGCACCGCACCCCTCAAGGTCGCCTTCTCCTCCGCCGGAACCACCGACGCCGACGGCGAACCCCTCACCTACACCTGGGACTTCGGCGACGGCACCACCGCCACCACCGCCAACCCCACCCACACCTACCGCACAAACGGCACCTACACCGCCACCGTCACCGCCCACGACCCCACCGGCCGCACCGGATCCGCCTCCGCCCACATCGTCGTCGGCAACACCGCACCCAAGGTCGACCTCCAACTCCCCGCAGAAGGAGCCCTCTTCGCCTTCGGCGACGAAGTCCCCTTCAAGGTGACCGTCACCGACCCCGAAGACGCCGCCACAGGCCCCATCGACTGCGCCAAGATCAAGGTCACCTACGTCCTCGGCCACGACAGCCACGGCCACCCCGTCACCTCCGCCAACGGCTGCACCGGCACCATCAAGACCTCCGCCGACGGCGGCCACGACGACGACGCCAACATCTTCGCCGTCTTCACCGCCGAGTACACCGACGGCGGAGGCGGCGGACAAGCCGCCCTCACCGGCCGCGACCAGGCCAAACTCCAGCCCCGCCACCGCCAGGCCGAACACTTCGACAGCCAGGACGGCATCCGCACCTACGACAAGACCCAGGCCAACGGCGGCCGCACCGTCGGCGACATCAACGACGGCGACTGGATCGCCTTCACCCCGTACAACCTCACCGGCGCCACCGAACTCACCGCCCGCGTCTCCTCCGGCGGCACCGGCGGCTACCTCGAAGTCCGCACCGGCTCACCCACCGGCCCCCTCCTCGGCTCCACCACCGTCCCCGTCACCGGCAGCTGGGAGACCTTCCAGGACGTCGACGTCCCCCTCCGCGCCGTACCCCGCAAGACCACCCAGCTCTACCTCGTCTTCAAGGGCGGCACCGGCGCGCTCTACGACCTCGACGACTTCACCATCTCCAGCACCCCCGCCGACCGCACCGCCAAACGCGTCCTCGTCTTCTCCAAGACCGCCGGCTTCCGCCACGACTCCATCCCCACCGGCATCACCGCCCTCAAGGAACTCGGCGCCGCACACGGCATCACCGTCGACGCCACCGAAGAACCACGCCAGTTCACCACCAACAACCTCGCCCGCTACGACGCCGTCGTCTTCCTCTCCACCACCGGCGACGTCCTCGACACCGACCAGCAGACCGCCTTCGAGAACTACGTCTCCCAAGGCGGCGGCTACCTCGGCGTCCACGCCGCCGCCGACACCGAATACGACTGGAGCTTCTACGGCGGCCTCGTCGGCGCACACTTCCAGTCCCACCCCCAGATCCAGCCCGCCACCGTACGCGTCGAAGACCACACCCACCCCGCCACCGCCCACCTCGACGGCCCCTGGCAGCGCACCGACGAGTGGTACAACTACCGCACCAACCCCCGCGGTCAGGCCCGCATCCTCGCCACCCTCGACGAGACCACCTACCAGGGCGGCACCATGAAGGGCGACCACCCCATCGCCTGGTGCCAGAGCTACGGCGGCGGCCGCTCCTTCTACACCGGCGGCGGCCACACCAAGGAGTCGTACGCCGAACCCGCCTTCCGACAGCACCTGTCGGGCGGACTCCAGTACGCCACCGGCCAGGTCAAGGCCGACTGCCGACCCCAGACCGGAAGCCGCAGCCTCTTCAACGGCGCGACCACCGAAGGCTGGAAGCAGGCCGGACCCGGCGCCTTCGACGTCACCGACGGCGAACTCCGTACCACCGGCGGCATGGGCCTCCTCTGGTACCAGGCCAAGGAATTCCGGTCGTACTCCCTCACCCTCGACTGGAAACTCACCGGCGACGACAACTCCGGCATCTTCGTCGGATTCCCCGCCTCCGACGACCCCTGGTCGGCCGTGAACAACGGCTACGAGATCCAGATCGACGCCACCGACACCGCCGACCGCACCACCGGAGCCGTCTACGGCTTCAAGTCGGCCAACCTCACCGCCCGCGACCGCGTCCTCCGCCCGCCCGGCCAGTGGAACACGTACGAGATCCGCGTCCAGGGCGAACGCCTCCAGGTCATCCTCAACGGCGTCAAGATCAACGACTTCACCAACACCGACCCCGCCCGCTCCCTCACCACCGGCCACATCGGCATCCAGAACCACGGAGCCGCGGACCGGGCGGCCTTCCGCAACATCCAGATCAGGGAGCTCTCCTCCTGA
- a CDS encoding sugar phosphate isomerase/epimerase family protein, with the protein MPRPFTLFTGQWADLPLEEVCRLARDFGYDGLELACWGDHFEVDKALADPAYVKGRRELLDAYGLKCWAISNHLVGQAVCDHPIDERHQAIVPARIWGDGDAEGVRRRAARELADTARAAAALGVDTVIGFTGSSIWHLVAMFPPVPERMIERGFEDFAERWNPILDVFDAEGVRFAHEVHPSEIAYDYWTTQRALEAVDRRPAFGLNFDPSHFVWQDLDPVGFLWDFRDRIYHVDCKEARKRLDGRNGRLGSHLPWGDPRRGWDFVSAGHGDVPWEDVFRMLRSIGYAGPVSVEWEDAGMDRLTGAPEALAHLKRYDFDPPAASFDAAFGNAD; encoded by the coding sequence GTGCCCCGACCCTTCACGCTGTTCACCGGCCAATGGGCCGACCTGCCCCTGGAGGAGGTCTGCCGGCTCGCCCGCGACTTCGGCTACGACGGACTCGAACTCGCCTGCTGGGGCGATCACTTCGAAGTCGACAAAGCCCTCGCCGACCCCGCGTACGTCAAGGGCAGGCGCGAACTACTCGACGCGTACGGGCTGAAGTGCTGGGCGATCTCCAACCACCTGGTGGGGCAGGCCGTCTGTGACCATCCGATCGACGAACGCCACCAGGCGATCGTGCCCGCCCGGATCTGGGGCGACGGCGACGCCGAGGGTGTACGGCGGCGGGCGGCGCGCGAACTCGCCGACACCGCGCGGGCCGCGGCGGCCCTCGGTGTCGACACCGTCATCGGCTTCACCGGCTCCTCCATCTGGCACCTCGTGGCGATGTTTCCGCCGGTGCCCGAGCGCATGATCGAGCGCGGCTTCGAGGACTTCGCGGAGCGCTGGAACCCGATCCTCGACGTCTTCGACGCCGAAGGCGTGCGCTTCGCCCACGAGGTCCACCCCAGCGAGATCGCCTACGACTACTGGACCACCCAGCGAGCCCTGGAGGCCGTCGACCGCCGCCCGGCCTTCGGGCTCAACTTCGACCCGAGCCACTTCGTGTGGCAGGACCTCGACCCCGTCGGCTTCCTGTGGGACTTCCGCGACCGGATCTACCACGTCGACTGCAAGGAGGCCCGCAAGCGCCTCGACGGCCGCAACGGGCGGCTCGGCTCCCACCTGCCCTGGGGCGACCCGCGGCGCGGCTGGGACTTCGTCTCCGCCGGGCACGGCGACGTGCCCTGGGAGGACGTCTTCCGGATGCTCCGGTCGATCGGCTACGCGGGGCCCGTCTCGGTGGAGTGGGAGGACGCCGGAATGGACCGCCTGACCGGGGCCCCCGAGGCACTCGCCCACCTCAAGCGGTACGACTTCGACCCGCCCGCCGCCTCCTTCGACGCGGCCTTCGGGAACGCCGACTGA
- a CDS encoding Gfo/Idh/MocA family protein — protein sequence MDTTESGAAPPTLGVGMVGYAFMGAAHSQGWRTAGRAFDLPLRPVLAAVAGRDPDAVRAAARRHGWAAAETDWRALIARDDVQLVDVCTPGDSHAEIAVAALEAGKHVLCEKPLANSVAEAETMAAAAAAAAARGQIAMVGFNYRRVPALSYARQLVADGRLGELRHVRVTYLQDWLVDRGFPLTWRLEREHAGSGALGDLGAHAVDLAQYLVGEPLVGVSALTETFVRKRPLLAGAAAGGLAGGAGSEAYGQVTVDDAALFTGRLASGALASFEATRMAAGRKNALRLELNGEKGSLAFDLERLNELSFHDHTEPAVSAGFRRILVTEPDHPYLEGWWPPGHGLGYEHTFAHQARDLVLAIASGTAPAPSFADGLQVQRVLAAVEDSARNNAVYTPVPAPVLTSLPTPLPAPASS from the coding sequence ATGGACACGACGGAGAGCGGGGCCGCACCGCCGACGCTCGGCGTCGGCATGGTCGGCTACGCGTTCATGGGCGCCGCCCACTCACAGGGCTGGCGCACCGCGGGCCGCGCCTTCGACCTGCCGCTGCGCCCCGTCCTCGCCGCCGTCGCCGGACGCGACCCCGACGCCGTCAGGGCCGCCGCCCGCCGCCACGGCTGGGCCGCCGCCGAGACCGACTGGCGCGCCCTGATCGCCCGCGACGACGTCCAGCTCGTCGACGTCTGCACCCCGGGCGACAGCCATGCCGAGATCGCCGTCGCCGCCCTGGAGGCCGGCAAGCACGTCCTGTGCGAGAAACCGCTCGCCAACTCGGTCGCCGAGGCCGAGACGATGGCCGCGGCCGCCGCGGCCGCCGCCGCCCGCGGCCAGATCGCCATGGTCGGCTTCAACTACCGCCGGGTGCCGGCCCTTTCGTACGCCCGGCAGCTCGTCGCGGACGGCCGCCTCGGCGAGCTGCGGCACGTCCGCGTCACCTACCTCCAGGACTGGCTCGTCGACCGTGGCTTCCCGCTGACCTGGCGCCTGGAACGCGAACACGCAGGCTCGGGCGCCCTCGGGGACCTCGGCGCGCACGCCGTCGACCTCGCCCAGTACCTGGTGGGGGAGCCGCTCGTCGGGGTGTCGGCGCTCACCGAGACCTTCGTACGGAAGCGTCCCCTGCTCGCGGGCGCCGCCGCGGGCGGCCTCGCCGGGGGAGCGGGCTCGGAGGCGTACGGGCAGGTCACGGTCGACGACGCGGCCCTGTTCACCGGGCGACTCGCCTCCGGGGCGCTCGCCTCCTTCGAGGCCACCCGGATGGCGGCCGGCCGCAAGAACGCGCTGCGGCTGGAGCTCAACGGCGAGAAGGGCTCACTCGCCTTCGACCTGGAACGGCTCAACGAATTGTCCTTCCACGACCACACCGAGCCCGCCGTCTCCGCCGGCTTCCGCCGCATCCTCGTGACCGAACCCGACCACCCGTACCTGGAGGGCTGGTGGCCCCCCGGTCACGGACTCGGCTACGAGCACACCTTCGCCCACCAGGCCCGCGACCTGGTCCTCGCCATCGCGAGCGGCACCGCCCCCGCACCTTCCTTCGCGGACGGCCTCCAGGTCCAGCGGGTCCTGGCAGCGGTGGAGGACAGCGCCCGGAACAACGCCGTCTACACCCCCGTACCCGCCCCCGTACTCACATCCCTGCCCACGCCCCTGCCCGCACCCGCATCGAGCTAG
- a CDS encoding substrate-binding domain-containing protein produces MPETSRRHLLLGGAAVSAGAVLTACTSNEPKNQTPAASSAPAAGADDKPGTPVTIGFAGPQADHGWLNAINENAQRRAKKYADVTLEITEGSNETAAQIGQVQTLINKKVDVLVILPADGKALTQVGLQAMKAGIPVVNLDRIFASPQAYRCWIGGDNYGMGLNAGRFIGEQLKDKPNATVIELAGMDSLELTKQRTQGFDDALKNYPNIRKVARQAADFTVESGQAKMAQLLQAQPKFDALWNHDDDQGVGALRAIAQAGRKDFLMVGGAGAKSAMDAIKADDGVLKATVLYPPTMAASAIDLARALGQKKGISGMAELEIPASITLYSAVVTKENVDEYLPTGFS; encoded by the coding sequence ATGCCCGAAACCAGCCGCAGACACCTCCTCCTCGGCGGCGCGGCCGTCTCCGCCGGTGCCGTCCTCACCGCCTGCACGAGCAACGAGCCCAAGAACCAGACACCCGCCGCGAGTTCCGCCCCCGCCGCAGGCGCCGACGACAAGCCCGGCACCCCCGTCACCATCGGCTTCGCAGGACCGCAGGCCGACCACGGCTGGCTCAACGCCATCAACGAGAACGCTCAGCGGCGCGCGAAGAAGTACGCCGACGTCACCCTGGAGATCACCGAGGGCTCCAACGAGACCGCCGCCCAGATCGGCCAGGTCCAGACCCTCATCAACAAGAAGGTGGACGTCCTCGTCATCCTCCCCGCCGACGGCAAGGCCCTCACCCAGGTCGGCCTCCAGGCCATGAAGGCCGGCATCCCCGTCGTCAACCTCGACCGGATCTTCGCCTCCCCGCAGGCCTACCGCTGCTGGATCGGCGGCGACAACTACGGCATGGGCCTCAACGCCGGCCGCTTCATCGGCGAACAGCTCAAGGACAAGCCGAACGCCACCGTGATCGAACTCGCCGGCATGGACAGCCTGGAACTCACCAAACAGCGCACCCAGGGCTTCGACGACGCCCTCAAGAACTACCCCAACATCCGCAAGGTCGCCCGCCAGGCCGCCGACTTCACCGTCGAGTCCGGCCAGGCCAAGATGGCCCAACTCCTCCAAGCGCAGCCGAAGTTCGACGCCCTCTGGAACCACGACGACGACCAGGGCGTCGGAGCACTCCGCGCCATCGCCCAGGCCGGCCGCAAGGACTTCCTCATGGTCGGCGGCGCCGGAGCCAAGTCCGCCATGGACGCCATCAAGGCCGACGACGGCGTCCTCAAGGCCACCGTCCTCTACCCGCCCACCATGGCCGCCTCCGCCATCGACCTCGCCCGCGCCCTCGGTCAGAAGAAGGGCATCAGCGGCATGGCCGAGCTGGAGATCCCCGCCTCGATCACCCTCTACTCGGCCGTCGTCACCAAGGAGAACGTCGACGAGTACCTGCCCACCGGCTTCAGCTGA
- a CDS encoding ABC transporter permease, whose translation MTLTTPAKAPAEESRWRALGLKADVRNLSLLGVLAVLITVGGLTRPAEFLAGSNLQLVLTQASVIGVVTVGMTFVITSGGIDLSVGAIVALASVWATTLATQEFGFAGILFTAVVVGVGCGLVNGVLIAYGGMVPFIATLAMLASARGLALQITDGRTQIVTVDSVLDLGIPDAYILGIPPLVLVFAAVTGAGWLLLNRTTFGRRTVAVGGNPEAARLAGIDVRRQRLLLYVLSGLCCGVAAFLLIVLAGSGQNTNGNLYELDAIAAAIIGGTLLSGGRGTIVGSVLGVLVFTTITNIFALNNLQSDVQQIAKGAIIVAAVLVQRRSARDGDT comes from the coding sequence ATGACCCTCACCACCCCGGCCAAGGCCCCGGCCGAGGAAAGCCGTTGGCGGGCACTCGGCCTCAAGGCCGACGTCCGCAACCTGTCCCTGCTCGGCGTCCTGGCCGTCCTGATCACCGTCGGCGGCCTCACCCGGCCCGCCGAGTTCCTCGCCGGCTCCAACCTCCAACTCGTCCTGACCCAGGCCTCCGTCATCGGCGTCGTCACCGTCGGCATGACCTTCGTCATCACGAGCGGAGGCATCGACCTGTCCGTCGGCGCGATCGTCGCCCTCGCCTCCGTCTGGGCCACCACCCTCGCCACCCAGGAGTTCGGCTTCGCCGGCATCCTCTTCACGGCCGTCGTCGTCGGCGTGGGCTGCGGGCTCGTGAACGGCGTCCTCATCGCCTACGGCGGCATGGTCCCCTTCATCGCCACCCTGGCCATGCTCGCCTCGGCCCGCGGCCTCGCCCTCCAGATCACCGACGGCCGCACCCAGATCGTCACCGTCGACTCCGTCCTCGACCTCGGCATCCCCGACGCCTACATCCTCGGCATCCCGCCGCTGGTCCTCGTCTTCGCCGCCGTCACCGGCGCCGGCTGGCTCCTGCTCAACCGCACCACCTTCGGCCGCCGCACGGTCGCCGTCGGCGGCAACCCCGAGGCCGCCCGCCTCGCCGGCATCGACGTCCGCCGCCAGCGCCTCCTCCTCTACGTCCTCTCCGGACTGTGCTGCGGCGTCGCCGCGTTCCTGCTGATCGTCCTCGCCGGCTCCGGACAGAACACCAACGGCAACCTGTACGAACTGGACGCCATCGCCGCCGCCATCATCGGCGGCACCCTCCTCAGCGGCGGCCGCGGCACCATCGTCGGCTCGGTCCTCGGCGTCCTCGTCTTCACCACGATCACCAACATCTTCGCCCTGAACAACCTGCAGAGCGACGTCCAGCAGATCGCCAAGGGCGCCATCATCGTCGCCGCCGTCCTCGTCCAGCGCCGCTCGGCCCGCGACGGCGACACCTGA
- a CDS encoding sugar ABC transporter ATP-binding protein yields MPQEQPPLLTMHGITKSFPGVRALDGVDLEVAPGEVHCLLGQNGAGKSTLIKVLAGAHQPDAGRITWNGEPVRLRSPSAAVRLGIATIYQELDLVEGLSVAENVHLGHEPTTAGFVRGRTARTATAALLARLGHPEIDPDRHLRELSAAQRQIVSMARALSHDVRLIVMDEPSAALDPDEVANLFRIVADLTADGVAVVYISHRLEEIRRIGDRVTVLKDGRAVARGLPATTPTRDVVALMTGRDVPYVFPERPVRPPTAAPVLQVQGLTRKGEFDPVDLELRPGEIVGLAGLVGSGRSEILETVYGARRPTAGRVLVDGRPLRPGSVPAAVRAGLGLAPEERKAQGLLLLESVTRNVSVSSLARFSWGGWLDRAAEREAARAATRTLSLRPDRPEARVRTLSGGNQQKAVLARWLLRGCRVLLLDEPTRGVDVGARAELYAVIRRLADDGLAVLLVSSEVPEVLGLADRVLVLREGRVVHTAPARDLDEHRVLDLVMEGSPTA; encoded by the coding sequence ATGCCCCAAGAACAACCGCCCCTGCTCACGATGCACGGCATCACCAAGTCCTTCCCCGGCGTCCGCGCCCTCGACGGCGTCGACCTGGAAGTCGCCCCCGGCGAAGTCCACTGCCTCCTCGGCCAGAACGGCGCCGGCAAGTCCACCCTCATCAAGGTCCTCGCCGGCGCCCACCAGCCCGACGCGGGCCGGATCACCTGGAACGGCGAACCCGTCCGGCTCCGCTCCCCGAGCGCCGCCGTCCGCCTCGGCATCGCCACCATCTACCAGGAACTCGACCTCGTCGAAGGACTCTCCGTCGCCGAGAACGTCCACCTCGGCCACGAGCCCACCACCGCCGGCTTCGTCCGGGGCCGTACCGCCCGCACCGCCACCGCCGCCCTCCTCGCACGGCTCGGCCACCCCGAGATCGACCCGGACCGGCACCTCCGCGAACTCTCCGCCGCCCAGCGGCAGATCGTCTCCATGGCCCGGGCCCTCTCCCACGACGTCCGCCTCATCGTCATGGACGAACCCTCCGCCGCCCTCGACCCCGACGAGGTCGCCAACCTCTTCCGGATCGTCGCCGACCTCACCGCCGACGGGGTCGCCGTCGTCTACATCTCCCACCGACTGGAGGAGATCCGCCGCATCGGCGACCGCGTCACCGTCCTCAAGGACGGCCGGGCCGTCGCCCGCGGACTGCCCGCCACGACCCCCACCCGGGACGTCGTCGCCCTCATGACCGGCCGGGACGTCCCGTACGTCTTCCCCGAACGGCCCGTCCGCCCGCCCACCGCCGCACCCGTCCTCCAGGTCCAAGGCCTCACCAGAAAAGGCGAGTTCGATCCCGTCGACCTCGAACTCCGCCCCGGGGAGATCGTCGGCCTCGCCGGACTCGTCGGCTCCGGCCGCTCCGAGATCCTGGAGACGGTCTACGGGGCACGGCGACCCACCGCGGGACGCGTCCTCGTCGACGGCCGGCCCCTGCGCCCCGGCAGCGTCCCCGCCGCCGTCCGCGCCGGCCTCGGCCTCGCCCCCGAGGAACGCAAGGCACAGGGCCTGCTCCTCCTCGAATCCGTCACCCGCAACGTCTCCGTCTCCTCCCTCGCCCGCTTCTCCTGGGGCGGCTGGCTCGACCGCGCCGCCGAACGCGAGGCCGCCCGCGCCGCCACCCGTACGCTCTCGCTCCGCCCCGACCGGCCCGAGGCCCGCGTCCGCACCCTCTCCGGCGGCAACCAGCAGAAGGCCGTCCTCGCCCGCTGGCTGCTCCGCGGCTGCCGCGTCCTCCTCCTCGACGAACCCACCCGCGGCGTCGACGTCGGCGCCCGCGCCGAGCTCTACGCCGTCATCCGCCGACTCGCCGACGACGGCCTCGCCGTCCTCCTCGTCTCCAGCGAGGTACCCGAGGTCCTCGGCCTCGCCGACCGCGTCCTGGTCCTCCGCGAAGGCCGCGTCGTGCACACGGCGCCCGCCCGCGACCTCGACGAACACCGCGTACTCGACCTCGTGATGGAAGGGAGCCCGACCGCATGA
- a CDS encoding ROK family transcriptional regulator, which yields MTARPANRHQARLLRLLRDGGPNSRAQLGDQIDLSRSKLAVEVDRLLETGLVVADGLAASRGGRRSHNIRLAPELRFLGIDIGATSIDVAVTNAELEVLGHLNHPMDVREGPVAVFEQALSMAAKLRDTGIAEGFDGAGIGVPGPVRFPEGVPVAPPIMPGWDGFPVREALSQELGCPVMVDNDVNLMAMGEQHAGVARSVGDFLCVKIGTGIGCGIVVGGEVYRGTTGSAGDIGHIQVDPDGRACACGNTGCLEAHFSGAALARDAEDAARGGRSEELAARLAAAGRLTAVDVAAAAAAGDATSLALIREGGNRVGQVIAGLVSFFNPGLVVIGGGVTGLGHNLLASVRTQVYRQSLPLATGNLPIVLGELGQTAGVTGAARLISDHLFSPA from the coding sequence ATGACGGCACGACCCGCCAACCGGCATCAGGCGCGACTGCTCCGCCTGCTGCGCGACGGAGGTCCCAACTCCCGTGCGCAGCTGGGTGATCAGATCGATCTCTCCCGCTCCAAGCTCGCCGTCGAGGTCGACCGCCTCCTGGAGACGGGACTCGTCGTCGCCGACGGTCTCGCCGCCTCCCGGGGCGGCCGCCGCTCCCACAACATCCGACTCGCTCCCGAACTCCGCTTCCTCGGCATCGACATCGGCGCCACCTCCATCGATGTCGCCGTCACCAACGCCGAGTTGGAGGTGCTCGGCCACCTCAACCACCCCATGGACGTCCGCGAAGGGCCCGTCGCCGTCTTCGAACAGGCCCTGTCGATGGCGGCGAAGCTCCGAGACACGGGCATCGCGGAAGGCTTCGACGGCGCCGGGATCGGCGTCCCCGGACCCGTCCGCTTCCCCGAAGGCGTCCCGGTCGCCCCGCCGATCATGCCCGGCTGGGACGGCTTCCCCGTCAGGGAGGCCCTCAGCCAGGAACTCGGCTGCCCCGTCATGGTCGACAACGACGTGAACCTCATGGCCATGGGGGAGCAGCACGCGGGAGTCGCCCGCTCCGTCGGCGACTTCCTCTGCGTCAAGATCGGCACCGGCATCGGCTGCGGCATCGTCGTCGGCGGCGAGGTCTACCGCGGGACGACGGGCAGCGCCGGCGACATCGGCCACATCCAGGTCGACCCCGACGGCCGCGCCTGCGCCTGCGGCAACACGGGTTGCCTGGAAGCCCACTTCAGCGGCGCCGCCCTGGCCCGCGACGCCGAGGACGCGGCGCGCGGCGGCAGGTCGGAGGAGCTGGCGGCCCGCCTCGCGGCAGCCGGCCGGCTCACCGCGGTCGACGTCGCGGCGGCCGCCGCCGCGGGCGACGCCACCTCGCTCGCCCTCATCCGCGAGGGCGGAAACCGGGTCGGGCAGGTCATCGCCGGACTCGTCAGCTTCTTCAACCCCGGTCTGGTGGTGATCGGCGGCGGTGTCACCGGCCTCGGTCACAACCTCCTCGCCAGTGTCCGCACCCAGGTCTACCGGCAGTCCCTGCCCCTGGCCACCGGCAACCTCCCCATCGTCCTCGGAGAGCTCGGCCAGACCGCCGGAGTGACCGGCGCGGCCCGCCTCATCAGCGACCACCTCTTCTCACCGGCGTAG